Part of the Haloarchaeobius litoreus genome is shown below.
AGCGCTCGACGTACTTCTCGATGGCGCGCTTCGAGTTCTCGTTCCCGGCGACACAGCCCGCGCCGACGAGTTCGAGGTCGAGTCGGTCGAACGCCAGCGAGATAAGGGCGTCCGCGCGCTCACCGGAGTACCCCCGACCCCAGAACGGCTTGCGGAGCCAGACGCCCAGCCGGGCGGTCCGGCGGTCCCACAGCGGAATGAGGCTCGCGACGCCGGCGAACTCGCCGGTGCCATCCTCTCCCGCCGTCGGGTACATCGCCCAGTTCGCACGGCTGCCGTCGTTCCAGCGCTGGGCGGAGTCGGCCAGGTAGTCCGCCGTCTCCTTCGGCGTGTGGTGCTGCCCCTTCGAGATGAACCGGCCGACCTCGGCGAACTCGTCGCTGCTCGTGTACTCGTACAGCTCGAACGCGTCCACGGACTCGTCGAGCCGTTCGTACCGCAGTCGTTCGGTCTCGAACGTGGCGGGGAACAGGTCCATGGGCCTGCATCGTCCAGCCGGCTAAAAACGGTTCGCCAGGGTTGCGAACCTGTCGCACGCCTTGCCGGCCGCCCTCAGACCCGCTCTCGGAGGTCTCTCGCCGCCCGCTCCGCCGCGTTCGCGACGCGGGGCGAGCCTGCGCAGTCGCGGACCCACGAGAGGTAGTCGCGGTCGGCGTCGATGCCGACCGCGCCGAGGGCCAGCGCGGC
Proteins encoded:
- a CDS encoding GNAT family N-acetyltransferase, which encodes MDLFPATFETERLRYERLDESVDAFELYEYTSSDEFAEVGRFISKGQHHTPKETADYLADSAQRWNDGSRANWAMYPTAGEDGTGEFAGVASLIPLWDRRTARLGVWLRKPFWGRGYSGERADALISLAFDRLDLELVGAGCVAGNENSKRAIEKYVERWGGTYEGLLRNWITLDDEPRDLHRFSISRAEYEASDVAPGLTVDE